The Beijerinckiaceae bacterium RH AL1 genome has a segment encoding these proteins:
- the lpdA gene encoding Dihydrolipoyl dehydrogenase (ID:RHAL1_02012;~source:Prodigal:2.6) → MAEAYDVIVIGGGPGGYVAAIRAAQLGLKTAVVEREHLGGICLNWGCIPTKALLRSAEILHYLQHPKDYGLIVDGTVGFDPAAVVTRSRGVSGQLAGGVGFLLKKNKVDVIWGEASIPQAGEITVSATKKPVMQPQNPPPKGTLAPGSYKAKHIVVATGARPRVLPGIEPDGKLIWTYFEAMVPKTFPKSLIVMGSGAIGIEFASFYKTMGAEVTVIEVLPQILPVEDAEIAALARKRFEKQGIKIMTSTKVTKVEKGANDVTATIEDEKGTTQTLKAERLISAVGVVGNVEGIGLETIGVAMERGCIKIDGFGRTNVPGIYAIGDVAGPPMLAHKAEHEGTICIESIAGKHPHPMDKAMIPGCTYCQPQVASVGLTEDKAKAKGLKLKVGRFPFIGNGKAIALGEPDGLVKTIFDADTGKLLGAHMVGAEVTELIQGYVVAMNLETTEEELMHTVFPHPTLSEMMHESVLDAYGQVIHK, encoded by the coding sequence ATGGCCGAAGCTTACGATGTGATCGTCATCGGCGGCGGACCCGGCGGCTATGTCGCGGCGATCCGCGCGGCGCAGCTCGGGCTGAAGACCGCTGTCGTCGAGCGTGAGCATCTCGGCGGCATCTGCCTCAACTGGGGCTGCATCCCGACCAAGGCGCTGCTGCGCTCGGCCGAGATCCTGCACTACCTGCAGCACCCGAAGGACTACGGCCTGATCGTCGACGGCACCGTCGGCTTCGATCCGGCCGCCGTCGTCACCCGCTCGCGCGGCGTCTCGGGCCAGCTCGCCGGCGGCGTCGGTTTCCTGCTCAAGAAGAACAAGGTCGACGTCATCTGGGGCGAGGCGTCCATCCCCCAGGCCGGCGAGATCACTGTTTCCGCGACGAAGAAGCCGGTGATGCAGCCGCAGAATCCGCCGCCGAAGGGCACGCTCGCGCCCGGCAGCTACAAGGCCAAGCACATCGTCGTCGCCACCGGCGCGCGGCCGCGCGTGCTGCCGGGCATCGAGCCCGACGGCAAGCTGATCTGGACCTATTTCGAGGCCATGGTGCCGAAGACGTTCCCGAAGAGCCTGATCGTGATGGGCTCCGGCGCGATCGGCATCGAGTTCGCCTCGTTCTACAAGACTATGGGCGCCGAGGTGACGGTGATCGAGGTTCTGCCGCAGATCCTGCCCGTCGAGGACGCCGAGATCGCCGCGCTCGCGCGCAAGCGCTTCGAGAAACAGGGCATCAAGATCATGACCTCGACCAAGGTGACCAAGGTCGAGAAGGGCGCCAACGACGTCACCGCGACGATCGAGGACGAGAAGGGCACCACGCAGACGCTGAAGGCCGAGCGGCTGATCTCGGCGGTCGGGGTCGTCGGCAACGTCGAAGGCATCGGGCTGGAGACGATCGGCGTCGCGATGGAGCGCGGCTGCATCAAGATCGACGGCTTCGGCCGCACGAACGTGCCGGGCATCTACGCGATCGGCGACGTCGCCGGGCCGCCGATGCTGGCGCACAAGGCCGAGCACGAGGGCACGATCTGCATCGAGTCGATCGCCGGCAAGCACCCGCATCCGATGGACAAGGCGATGATCCCCGGCTGCACCTACTGCCAGCCGCAGGTCGCCTCGGTCGGCCTGACCGAGGACAAGGCCAAGGCTAAGGGGCTGAAGCTGAAGGTCGGCCGCTTCCCGTTCATCGGCAACGGCAAGGCGATCGCGCTCGGAGAGCCGGACGGGCTGGTGAAGACGATCTTCGACGCCGACACCGGCAAGCTGCTCGGCGCCCACATGGTCGGCGCCGAGGTGACCGAGCTGATCCAGGGCTACGTCGTCGCGATGAACCTCGAGACGACGGAGGAAGAGCTGATGCACACGGTCTTCCCGCACCCAACGCTCTCGGAAATGATGCACGAGAGCGTGCTCGACGCGTACGGACAGGTCATTCACAAGTAG
- a CDS encoding Exodeoxyribonuclease III (ID:RHAL1_02019;~source:Prodigal:2.6) → MTGMQIVTWNINSVRTRLDNLLRYLREVSPDVLCLQEIKCTEEQFPRLEVEAEGYNLAIHGQKSWNGVAVLAKRPMEVQAGLPGDESDVQSRYIEAVVTTDSVPVRVCCLYLPNGNPPDTEKYTYKLGWMDRLHARARALLALEEPLVMLGDFNVIPMPRDVYDPDAWIGDALYRPETRAKFRALLNLGLTDALRATTDAAGLYTFWDYQAGAWQRNKGICIDHVLLSPQAADRLESVTIDKARRAEDKPSDHVPVRVQLAM, encoded by the coding sequence ATGACCGGCATGCAGATCGTGACGTGGAACATCAACTCGGTGCGCACGCGCCTCGACAACCTCCTGCGCTACCTGCGCGAGGTGTCGCCGGACGTGCTCTGCCTGCAGGAGATCAAGTGCACCGAGGAGCAGTTCCCGCGCCTCGAAGTCGAGGCCGAGGGCTACAATCTCGCGATCCACGGCCAGAAGAGCTGGAACGGCGTCGCGGTGCTCGCCAAGCGCCCGATGGAGGTGCAGGCGGGCCTCCCCGGCGACGAGAGCGACGTCCAGTCGCGCTACATCGAGGCCGTGGTGACGACGGACTCCGTGCCGGTGCGCGTCTGCTGTCTCTACCTGCCCAACGGCAACCCGCCGGACACCGAGAAATACACCTACAAGCTCGGCTGGATGGACCGGCTGCACGCCCGCGCCCGCGCCCTGCTCGCGCTGGAAGAGCCGCTCGTCATGCTCGGCGACTTCAACGTGATCCCGATGCCGCGCGACGTCTACGATCCCGACGCGTGGATCGGCGACGCGCTCTATCGCCCGGAGACGCGCGCCAAGTTCCGTGCGCTGCTCAACCTCGGGCTCACAGACGCTCTGCGCGCGACGACGGACGCGGCCGGGCTCTACACCTTCTGGGACTATCAGGCGGGCGCCTGGCAGCGGAACAAAGGCATCTGCATCGACCACGTCCTGCTGTCGCCGCAGGCGGCCGACCGGCTCGAGAGCGTGACGATCGACAAGGCGCGCCGCGCCGAGGACAAACCGTCGGACCACGTCCCGGTACGGGTGCAGCTCGCGATGTGA
- a CDS encoding protein of unknown function (ID:RHAL1_02015;~source:Prodigal:2.6), with protein MFGRAFAFSSCVSLLPAPVAGWRPMRIAAGMCLLATLGFGGCAQSPQQIAAASHGKEYFPEGTYGRASRRVIADGQPIPHGGGQYLVGRPYTVAGQTYYPSERRITQVGYASWYGDAFHGRLTANGEIYDRDGFTAAHPTMPLPSYARVTNLRNGYSMIVRVNDRGPYASNRVMDVSRRVAETLDFKRYGTAKVKIDYVGHASLAGSDDAKLLATLRTDGPARWNGEPGEPTMVAEARPAPRVADEPYMPPRRFRELDEDRSLRRVADAEHDAPHYPPRHRYQEPDDETMPPRQRVAVAPRAETRFIERPAAVEAAYQRYGRVHQERPQVAERSPRRYAEAEIDREPSARAYRETPHLPRDLMQPPRFGRGAYDRDAGPPLPPSRRAAGWSPRRPLDLETIPGADSEIHARHHVASLRTARNQDE; from the coding sequence TTGTTTGGCCGGGCTTTCGCCTTTTCGTCGTGCGTCTCGCTTCTGCCGGCCCCGGTTGCGGGCTGGCGCCCGATGCGCATCGCCGCCGGGATGTGCCTGCTAGCCACGCTCGGCTTCGGCGGCTGCGCCCAGAGCCCGCAGCAGATCGCCGCAGCTTCGCACGGCAAGGAATATTTCCCGGAGGGCACCTACGGTCGCGCAAGCCGCCGCGTCATCGCCGACGGCCAGCCGATCCCGCATGGCGGCGGCCAGTATCTCGTCGGCCGGCCCTACACGGTCGCAGGCCAAACCTACTATCCGAGCGAGCGCCGCATCACGCAGGTCGGCTATGCGTCCTGGTACGGCGATGCGTTTCACGGCCGGCTGACGGCCAACGGCGAGATCTACGACCGCGACGGCTTCACGGCAGCGCATCCGACCATGCCGTTGCCGAGCTACGCGCGCGTCACGAACCTGCGCAACGGCTACTCGATGATCGTCCGCGTCAACGACCGCGGCCCCTACGCCTCGAACCGCGTGATGGACGTGTCCCGCCGCGTCGCGGAGACGCTCGACTTCAAGCGCTACGGCACCGCCAAGGTGAAGATCGACTATGTGGGTCACGCGAGCCTCGCGGGCTCCGACGACGCCAAGCTTCTCGCGACGCTTCGCACGGACGGGCCGGCGCGCTGGAACGGCGAGCCCGGCGAGCCGACGATGGTCGCCGAGGCGCGCCCTGCTCCTCGCGTCGCCGACGAGCCCTACATGCCGCCGCGCCGGTTCCGCGAGCTCGACGAGGACCGCTCCCTGCGTCGCGTCGCCGACGCCGAGCACGACGCGCCACATTATCCGCCGCGCCACCGCTACCAGGAGCCCGACGACGAGACGATGCCGCCGCGCCAGCGTGTCGCCGTCGCCCCGCGTGCGGAAACCCGCTTCATCGAGCGTCCCGCCGCCGTCGAGGCCGCCTACCAGCGCTACGGCCGGGTGCATCAGGAGCGCCCACAGGTCGCGGAACGAAGCCCGCGCCGCTACGCCGAAGCCGAGATCGATCGCGAGCCGTCGGCGCGCGCCTATCGCGAGACGCCGCACCTCCCGCGCGACCTCATGCAGCCGCCGCGCTTCGGCCGCGGTGCGTACGATCGCGACGCCGGGCCGCCGCTGCCGCCGAGCCGCCGAGCCGCGGGTTGGTCGCCGCGACGCCCGCTCGATCTCGAGACGATCCCGGGCGCCGACAGCGAGATCCACGCGCGCCACCACGTCGCGTCGCTGCGGACCGCTCGCAATCAAGACGAATAG
- a CDS encoding hypothetical protein (ID:RHAL1_02020;~conserved protein of unknown function;~source:Prodigal:2.6) has translation MAKTGTIRVGIGGWSFEPWRETFYPDKLAKAKELSFASRQVTAIEINATFYRTQSPSTYQKWAAETPDDFVFAVKANRFTVNRKNLADGAESVARFLASGMTELGPKLGPILWQLAGTKKFDPDEIETFCASLPHERDGVRMRHVLEVRHQTFVEPRLVEIARKHNVAICLAHSDDYPLIADPTADFCYLRLQTTQDIETGYDADEIATWAKRCQDLAAGRPAEGLPLLGPKPKAMPRDVFVFMISGAKHRNPAAAKALIAALGDRA, from the coding sequence ATGGCGAAGACGGGAACGATCAGGGTCGGCATCGGCGGCTGGAGCTTCGAGCCCTGGCGCGAGACGTTCTATCCCGACAAGCTCGCCAAGGCGAAGGAGCTGAGCTTCGCGAGCCGCCAGGTGACGGCGATAGAGATCAACGCGACCTTCTATCGCACGCAGTCTCCGTCGACCTACCAGAAGTGGGCGGCCGAGACGCCCGACGACTTCGTCTTCGCGGTGAAAGCCAATCGCTTCACCGTGAACCGCAAGAACCTCGCCGACGGCGCCGAGTCGGTCGCCCGCTTCCTGGCAAGCGGCATGACCGAGCTGGGGCCGAAGCTCGGGCCGATCCTCTGGCAGCTCGCCGGCACCAAGAAATTCGATCCGGACGAGATCGAAACGTTCTGCGCGAGCCTGCCGCACGAGCGCGACGGCGTGCGGATGCGGCACGTGCTGGAGGTTCGTCATCAAACCTTTGTCGAGCCGCGTCTCGTCGAGATCGCGCGCAAGCACAACGTGGCGATTTGCCTCGCGCATTCGGACGACTACCCGTTGATCGCCGATCCGACCGCCGACTTCTGCTACCTCCGACTGCAGACGACGCAGGACATCGAGACGGGCTACGACGCCGACGAGATCGCGACGTGGGCGAAGCGCTGCCAGGATCTTGCAGCGGGGCGCCCCGCCGAGGGCCTGCCGCTGCTCGGGCCGAAGCCGAAGGCGATGCCGCGCGACGTCTTCGTCTTCATGATCTCCGGCGCAAAGCACCGCAATCCCGCCGCGGCGAAGGCGTTGATCGCGGCTTTGGGCGACCGCGCCTGA
- a CDS encoding D-alanyl-D-alanine carboxypeptidase (ID:RHAL1_02014;~source:Prodigal:2.6) yields MRVSRLVLLAVVGFGWPVAAIAAETAPQVNVAHTILIDAETGTVLFEKGADALVDPASTSKIMTAEIVFEMLKDGKLKPDQLFHISQTAWRQGGAPSRGTTMFAKPNSGVAVNDLLQGLIVDSANDAAIALAEGISGSQGAFATLMTRRARELGLDHLTFTDAWGDASPDQKVTPREMAVLAQHQIATFPDLYKMYAQRDFVWNKIKQPNRNPLLGFDIGADGLKTGNIGDSGYSIVGSAVQGDQRLILALYDSKSAKERSEEARKILQWGFRAFARRKLFAAGETVAYADVDGGASGSIGLVSDRDIAVLVQRESGEKLVAKIVYQGPLPAPVAAGQQVAMLKLYRGDAEILAAPLRTATAVDIGSLPKRALDVGVGYLASLFRKYVLHS; encoded by the coding sequence ATGCGCGTATCCCGTCTCGTCCTTCTGGCGGTCGTCGGGTTTGGCTGGCCGGTCGCGGCGATAGCGGCCGAAACCGCCCCGCAGGTCAATGTTGCCCATACGATCCTGATCGATGCCGAGACGGGGACCGTGTTGTTCGAGAAGGGCGCCGATGCGCTCGTCGATCCCGCCTCGACCTCGAAGATCATGACCGCCGAGATCGTCTTCGAGATGCTGAAGGACGGCAAGCTCAAGCCGGACCAGCTCTTCCACATCAGCCAGACGGCGTGGCGGCAGGGCGGTGCGCCCTCGCGCGGCACCACGATGTTCGCCAAGCCGAACAGCGGCGTTGCGGTGAACGATCTCCTGCAGGGCCTCATCGTCGACTCGGCCAACGACGCGGCGATCGCGCTCGCCGAGGGCATCTCCGGCTCGCAAGGCGCCTTCGCCACGCTGATGACGCGGCGTGCCCGCGAGCTCGGCCTCGATCACCTGACCTTCACCGACGCCTGGGGCGACGCCAGCCCCGACCAGAAGGTCACGCCGCGCGAGATGGCGGTGCTGGCGCAGCACCAGATCGCCACCTTTCCCGACCTCTACAAGATGTACGCCCAGCGCGACTTCGTCTGGAACAAGATCAAGCAGCCGAATCGCAACCCGCTGCTCGGCTTCGACATCGGCGCCGACGGGCTGAAGACCGGCAATATCGGCGACAGCGGCTACTCGATCGTCGGCTCGGCGGTGCAGGGCGACCAGCGGCTCATCCTGGCGCTCTACGATTCCAAGTCCGCGAAGGAGCGGTCGGAAGAGGCGCGCAAGATCCTGCAGTGGGGCTTCCGCGCCTTCGCGCGGCGCAAGCTCTTCGCCGCCGGCGAGACGGTCGCCTATGCCGACGTCGACGGCGGCGCCTCGGGCTCGATCGGCCTGGTGTCGGACCGCGATATCGCCGTGCTCGTCCAGCGCGAGTCCGGCGAGAAGCTCGTCGCCAAGATCGTCTACCAGGGCCCGCTGCCGGCGCCGGTGGCTGCCGGCCAGCAGGTCGCGATGCTGAAGCTCTACCGCGGCGACGCCGAGATCCTCGCCGCGCCGCTGCGCACGGCCACGGCGGTCGACATCGGCTCGCTGCCGAAACGTGCGCTCGACGTCGGGGTCGGCTATCTCGCCAGCCTGTTCAGGAAATACGTGCTGCACTCGTGA
- the tmk gene encoding Thymidylate kinase (ID:RHAL1_02013;~source:Prodigal:2.6): MSETEGAATPRGAFITMEGGEGGGKSTQARALVARLEAAGVAAIATREPGGSPMAEALREKLLGGLFEPLGPRAEALLFAAARIDHLDEKIKPALAAGTWVVSDRFHDSTRVYQGALGELDPRFLDELERITLAGTRPDLTLILDLPAEVGIARANARRGAAAAADRFERQTLAFHEGLREAFLKIAAAEPERCLIVDASQAPEEVEQAIWDAVTHRLRLPR; the protein is encoded by the coding sequence GTGAGCGAAACTGAGGGAGCCGCGACGCCGAGAGGCGCCTTCATCACGATGGAAGGCGGCGAGGGCGGCGGCAAGTCGACACAGGCGCGGGCGCTCGTCGCGCGGCTGGAGGCGGCGGGCGTTGCCGCGATTGCAACGCGCGAGCCGGGCGGCTCGCCGATGGCGGAGGCGCTGCGCGAGAAGCTGCTCGGCGGCCTGTTCGAACCGCTCGGACCGCGCGCGGAGGCGCTGCTGTTTGCCGCCGCGCGCATCGACCACCTCGACGAGAAGATCAAGCCGGCTCTGGCCGCGGGCACCTGGGTGGTCTCCGACCGCTTCCACGATTCGACGCGCGTCTACCAGGGTGCGCTGGGCGAGCTCGACCCGCGCTTCCTCGACGAGCTCGAGCGCATCACGCTCGCCGGCACCCGGCCCGATCTGACGCTGATCCTCGATCTGCCGGCCGAGGTCGGGATCGCGCGCGCCAACGCGCGGCGCGGCGCGGCGGCAGCTGCCGACCGTTTCGAGCGCCAGACGCTGGCCTTTCACGAGGGCCTGCGCGAGGCCTTCCTGAAGATCGCCGCCGCCGAGCCCGAGCGCTGCCTGATCGTCGACGCGAGCCAGGCGCCCGAGGAAGTGGAGCAGGCGATCTGGGACGCGGTGACGCATCGGCTCCGCTTGCCGCGGTAG
- a CDS encoding Glycosyl transferase family 2 (ID:RHAL1_02018;~source:Prodigal:2.6): MRSSLWDLPVRPVLRFHLRDGGTVEHIGAGPIVGAAVWIGRVPPDAVRLTISPTNRPGPFDFRVERVRRRWWPALLAAGLRGNPKSTRSAVLTRLIGWRPESDNNLAWAIGATPLSLAASWRRRRERAPDLAAIDCPRFDWTTAPRVTIVVRGDGADAAAIARTCASLQAQLFTGWRAVLTGTAYRASDPRIATAAAADIGAITSLVGTINAGDVLPPTALAFLVEQAQRHPRARVFYGDVLSSDSGRLRLLPGWSPRLQANLPYLRAPVFLRTESLSAADRAVLATLGALPPALASSLSANDVLPLRRVMLVSAVEPQAPRPLTVAALPRRASASIIIPTKDHPALLARAVASVRARTAGAVEIVVVDNASVTPEARRQLDGLRATPDITVVDYPGAFNFSAICNKATAIARGEVLVFLNDDTEVLTDDWLDRLCAHATDPTIGAVGARLTYPDGRLQHVGVLLGMGGSAGHFGAPAPGDDAGWMSRNLVVHEVSAVTGACLAVARHKFEAVGGFDAEHLPIELSDIDLCLKLNGRGFQTIVDPAVHILHEESASRGGATLRRLAVHGTERAVFLERWRHALRDDPFFHPGLSLYSWREALG, translated from the coding sequence ATGCGATCGAGCCTGTGGGACCTGCCGGTGCGACCGGTCCTGCGATTTCATCTGCGCGACGGCGGCACGGTCGAGCATATCGGCGCCGGACCGATCGTCGGCGCAGCGGTTTGGATCGGCCGGGTGCCGCCCGATGCCGTACGCCTCACGATCAGCCCGACGAACCGGCCCGGCCCTTTCGATTTCAGGGTGGAGCGGGTGCGTCGGCGCTGGTGGCCGGCGCTGCTAGCAGCCGGCCTGCGCGGCAATCCCAAGTCGACGCGGAGTGCCGTCCTGACGCGACTGATCGGCTGGCGGCCGGAATCGGACAACAACCTCGCTTGGGCCATCGGCGCGACGCCGCTGTCGCTCGCCGCGTCCTGGCGTCGCCGCCGCGAGCGGGCGCCCGACCTCGCGGCGATCGACTGCCCGCGCTTCGACTGGACGACGGCGCCCCGCGTTACGATCGTGGTTCGCGGCGACGGTGCCGACGCGGCCGCCATCGCGCGGACCTGCGCGAGCCTCCAGGCGCAGCTTTTTACAGGCTGGCGGGCCGTGCTCACGGGTACCGCGTACCGCGCCTCGGACCCGCGGATCGCAACCGCCGCCGCTGCGGATATCGGTGCAATCACCTCGCTTGTGGGGACGATTAATGCCGGCGACGTCCTGCCGCCGACCGCGCTGGCCTTCCTCGTCGAGCAGGCCCAGCGTCATCCCCGTGCCCGCGTCTTCTACGGCGATGTCCTATCCTCGGACTCGGGGCGCCTGCGGCTGCTGCCCGGCTGGAGCCCGCGGCTGCAGGCGAACCTGCCCTATCTGCGCGCACCTGTCTTCCTGCGCACGGAGAGCCTAAGCGCCGCAGATCGCGCCGTGCTCGCGACGCTGGGCGCCCTGCCCCCGGCCCTCGCGTCATCGCTCAGCGCAAATGACGTGCTGCCTCTGCGCCGCGTGATGCTGGTATCCGCGGTCGAGCCGCAGGCGCCTCGCCCGCTGACCGTCGCGGCCTTGCCGCGTCGCGCAAGCGCCTCGATCATCATCCCGACCAAGGACCATCCGGCCCTGCTCGCGCGCGCCGTCGCTTCCGTCAGAGCGCGCACCGCGGGCGCCGTCGAGATTGTCGTCGTCGACAACGCCAGCGTCACGCCAGAAGCGCGACGTCAGCTCGACGGCCTGCGCGCCACGCCCGACATCACCGTCGTCGATTACCCTGGCGCCTTTAATTTCTCCGCCATCTGCAACAAAGCTACGGCGATCGCCCGCGGCGAGGTCCTCGTCTTCCTCAACGACGACACCGAGGTGCTCACCGACGACTGGCTCGACCGGCTGTGCGCGCATGCGACGGACCCGACGATCGGCGCTGTCGGGGCCAGGCTCACCTACCCTGATGGGCGGCTGCAGCATGTCGGCGTGCTGCTCGGCATGGGCGGCAGCGCCGGCCATTTCGGCGCCCCGGCACCCGGCGACGACGCCGGCTGGATGAGCCGCAATCTCGTCGTCCATGAGGTCTCTGCCGTGACGGGGGCATGCCTCGCCGTGGCGCGGCACAAGTTCGAAGCGGTCGGCGGCTTCGATGCGGAACACCTGCCGATAGAGCTGTCCGACATCGACCTCTGCCTCAAGCTCAACGGACGCGGCTTCCAGACGATCGTCGATCCCGCCGTCCACATCCTGCACGAGGAGTCCGCCTCGCGCGGCGGTGCCACGCTCCGCCGGCTGGCCGTGCACGGCACCGAGCGCGCGGTCTTTCTCGAGCGGTGGCGGCACGCGCTGCGCGACGACCCGTTTTTCCATCCGGGCTTGAGCCTGTACAGCTGGCGCGAGGCTCTTGGATGA
- a CDS encoding Lipopolysaccharide biosynthesis protein (ID:RHAL1_02016;~source:Prodigal:2.6) — protein sequence MSDDSVTQVPSVFSSKERAALVARALSDAARRARFSTKSRRGKTGTTYKARRSERLARLLQIVSFVVLFAIPTLVSSVYFGLIASGQYVSEARFTVRGGLPPGLDSAGSLSEGPGAMIIQDTQVIMNYILSRAMVEQLDKSIGLTKMYQSPDIDYFSRLGEHKPIEKIVKYWDKHVDLKVEMPGGIVVMGIRAFRPEDAATIATAALSTSENLVNTLNDQMRSDALDLARRERERAQTRLADARAALEKARNQEGLLSAKDASQGLNDLLTQVRGQLLKSQQTYESMRRFVNTNSPQLRNLQTKIDASKKQVEQLQAQMTSMKQGGGAGEKPLSGSMSSLDYATLNNEIAEKIYAGALIALERATIASETKLMYITTFVNPVAAQEAKYPRRGLDIAITAGAGLALWGVAFGLIALVRKGFV from the coding sequence ATGAGCGACGACAGCGTCACCCAGGTCCCGAGCGTCTTCTCGTCGAAAGAGCGCGCGGCTCTCGTCGCCCGCGCGCTGAGCGATGCGGCACGTCGGGCCCGCTTCTCGACGAAGAGTCGGCGGGGCAAGACCGGGACGACCTACAAGGCGCGACGAAGCGAGCGGCTGGCGCGCCTGCTGCAGATCGTGTCCTTCGTGGTGCTGTTCGCCATCCCGACCCTGGTCTCGTCCGTCTACTTCGGGCTGATCGCGAGCGGCCAGTACGTGTCGGAAGCCCGCTTCACCGTCCGGGGCGGGCTGCCGCCCGGTCTCGACAGCGCCGGCTCGCTCTCGGAAGGGCCGGGCGCGATGATCATCCAGGACACCCAGGTGATCATGAACTACATCCTGAGCCGGGCGATGGTCGAGCAGCTCGACAAGTCTATCGGGCTCACGAAGATGTATCAGAGCCCGGACATCGACTATTTCTCACGGCTCGGCGAGCACAAGCCGATCGAGAAGATCGTCAAGTACTGGGACAAGCACGTCGACCTGAAGGTCGAGATGCCGGGCGGCATCGTCGTCATGGGCATCCGAGCTTTCAGGCCGGAAGATGCCGCCACGATCGCCACCGCGGCGCTTTCGACGAGCGAGAATCTGGTCAACACGCTCAACGACCAGATGCGGTCCGACGCCCTCGATCTTGCGCGCAGGGAACGTGAACGGGCGCAGACGCGGCTTGCCGACGCGCGCGCCGCTCTGGAAAAAGCCCGCAACCAGGAAGGCTTGCTCAGTGCCAAGGATGCTTCGCAGGGGTTGAACGATCTTCTCACGCAGGTGCGCGGCCAGCTCCTGAAGTCGCAGCAGACCTACGAGTCGATGCGTCGCTTCGTGAACACCAACTCGCCCCAGCTGAGGAACCTGCAGACCAAGATCGACGCCTCGAAGAAGCAGGTCGAGCAGCTGCAGGCCCAGATGACCAGCATGAAGCAGGGCGGCGGGGCGGGCGAGAAGCCGCTGTCGGGCTCGATGTCGAGCCTCGACTACGCGACGCTCAACAACGAGATCGCCGAGAAGATCTACGCCGGCGCCCTCATCGCGCTCGAGCGCGCGACGATCGCGAGCGAAACGAAGCTGATGTACATCACGACCTTCGTAAATCCCGTCGCGGCGCAGGAGGCGAAGTACCCGCGTCGCGGTCTCGACATCGCGATCACGGCCGGCGCCGGCTTGGCGCTCTGGGGCGTGGCCTTCGGGCTCATCGCGCTCGTGCGCAAAGGCTTCGTATGA
- a CDS encoding putative Vi polysaccharide export inner membrane protein VexD (ID:RHAL1_02017;~source:Prodigal:2.6) — protein MTDVRDRELLTATRDEVAPAPQRVSLVSRALAPIRRVTGRDVATAPSTDVALRDTAVDLYPKRSFNFVGWSLALTVLVPFFASAIYLFAFASNQYVAETRFMVRQTEPLLGGGLDGINTNENSKRGSDSGNTVPGMTGAIKLGGEDAEIVASYIHSRAIIDDISRTIDVRAVFQRPEADFWARLKRDASAEDLTRYWNRMVMITIESTSGILTVKVASFRREDSLQLAQAIIKSSEALVNRLSVKVRADMMQTAEDEMRRSEGEVRFALANLTSFRNSSRVLDPEQSAEASGKLLIELMTAKIEAEGQVFVAERVQGPNAPGMATLRDKLTSINSHIDQIKDEMAGSRRMSTNMAATVAQFETLELKKQFAEAMYKFASNGVERARIASERQQVYLEVFQQPSLPEDFTYPERWADLFLVTLGFLMLWICAATIGASIVDHRL, from the coding sequence ATGACCGACGTCCGCGATCGCGAGCTGCTCACCGCCACGCGCGACGAGGTCGCACCCGCACCGCAGCGGGTGAGCCTCGTGTCGCGGGCGCTGGCGCCGATCCGCCGTGTGACGGGCCGCGACGTGGCGACGGCGCCGTCGACCGACGTCGCGCTGCGCGACACGGCGGTGGACCTGTACCCCAAGCGAAGCTTCAACTTCGTCGGTTGGAGCCTGGCGCTGACCGTCCTCGTCCCGTTCTTCGCGAGCGCGATCTATCTCTTCGCCTTCGCCAGCAACCAGTATGTCGCCGAGACTCGGTTCATGGTCCGGCAGACGGAGCCGCTGCTGGGCGGCGGTCTCGACGGCATCAACACGAACGAGAACAGCAAGAGAGGCTCCGATTCCGGGAACACCGTTCCCGGCATGACAGGCGCCATCAAGCTCGGCGGCGAAGATGCCGAGATCGTCGCCAGCTACATCCACAGCCGGGCGATCATCGACGACATTTCGCGCACGATCGATGTTCGTGCCGTCTTCCAGCGGCCCGAGGCCGACTTCTGGGCGCGCCTGAAGCGCGACGCCAGCGCGGAGGACCTGACCCGATACTGGAATCGCATGGTGATGATCACCATCGAGTCCACGTCCGGCATCCTGACCGTGAAGGTGGCCAGCTTCCGGCGCGAGGATTCATTGCAGCTCGCGCAGGCGATCATCAAGTCGAGCGAGGCGCTGGTGAACAGGCTCTCGGTCAAGGTTCGCGCGGACATGATGCAGACGGCCGAGGACGAGATGCGGCGCTCGGAGGGCGAGGTGCGCTTCGCGCTCGCCAATCTCACGAGCTTCCGGAACTCAAGCCGCGTGCTCGATCCCGAGCAGTCTGCGGAGGCCAGCGGCAAGCTTCTGATCGAGCTCATGACGGCCAAGATCGAGGCGGAAGGCCAGGTCTTCGTCGCCGAGCGCGTCCAGGGTCCCAACGCGCCGGGCATGGCGACGCTGCGCGACAAGCTCACGAGCATCAACAGCCACATCGATCAGATCAAGGACGAGATGGCCGGCTCGAGGCGGATGTCGACTAACATGGCCGCGACCGTGGCGCAGTTCGAAACGCTCGAGCTGAAGAAGCAATTCGCGGAAGCGATGTACAAGTTCGCGAGCAACGGCGTCGAGCGGGCGCGCATCGCGTCTGAACGCCAGCAGGTCTACCTCGAGGTGTTCCAGCAGCCGTCGCTCCCGGAGGACTTCACCTATCCGGAGCGCTGGGCTGACCTGTTCCTCGTCACGCTCGGCTTCCTGATGCTCTGGATCTGCGCCGCGACGATCGGAGCGTCGATCGTCGACCACCGCCTCTGA